One Pleurocapsa minor HA4230-MV1 DNA segment encodes these proteins:
- a CDS encoding DUF2164 domain-containing protein produces MTIKLSKVTKQQLIKSIKRYFEQELDEDIGDLKASRFLDFCLQEICPSVYNRAIIDARSFMENKLSDLEDTCYEPEFGYWEK; encoded by the coding sequence ATGACTATAAAACTATCTAAAGTAACAAAACAGCAGTTAATTAAATCAATCAAACGATACTTTGAACAAGAACTTGATGAAGACATTGGCGATCTCAAAGCTTCACGATTTCTCGACTTTTGTTTACAAGAAATCTGTCCCAGTGTTTATAATCGAGCAATTATCGATGCACGATCCTTTATGGAGAATAAATTAAGCGATCTTGAAGATACTTGCTATGAACCAGAGTTTGGTTATTGGGAAAAGTAA
- a CDS encoding tetratricopeptide repeat protein: MSESLSDRYFALIDQIVELTLQGKISSVERVYGILVEQVETGTGEIFERCLSQRLDTAEAQLDTKLKAARILRALQTIEKQWLRWQEENLVAAEISETAQMIITGDPEDYFLRTVDVLDPNQENPLSIDELSQLAENLQAAAKTQEDAELAQDWQQLATGITAGLESFTTLEGDLVSWMYGSGSNFSGFGAQRPNPWRIWAQKVTSPLPKQLFQTMAQQQSAIDFARVANNLELRAWIELAILLQYLQRGLVTWYDQQPYNSKFGKELSYSTLLTFASIWCELWQAFVISQPALADGCFLVMLQILRTFAQREDFPLYSGVFASFSGDYLQDTLDYFDEPLKEVEGTEDKARILTLLGYSQRTAGDYEKAIAFHEEALEIAIAANDYACEIASLNHLSRTNVNLKNYSEAINYSQRALIAARQVGDKLGEANASVNLGYAKVFAARQLDSMAAEDYSEAVRYLEQGVELAQKQGDSQSQAFGNTSLGIAYVVLEQPTSAIASLTKGAELAQYSRDVYLQGLSFSYLAEAYYSIEDRAAAITYGGLGMYLLNQINSVEWRQVAGLLSILQGQIGEEFNNILGQQRSPIISLIGVDGYDYLPKLLEEYKNN; encoded by the coding sequence GTGTCCGAATCATTAAGCGATCGCTATTTTGCCCTCATTGACCAGATTGTCGAACTTACTCTACAAGGGAAAATAAGTTCTGTTGAGCGAGTTTACGGAATACTCGTGGAACAAGTGGAAACTGGCACAGGGGAAATTTTTGAACGCTGTTTGAGTCAACGTCTCGACACCGCAGAGGCACAGTTGGACACTAAACTTAAGGCAGCTAGAATACTGAGAGCTTTACAAACTATTGAGAAGCAATGGCTGCGCTGGCAAGAAGAAAATTTAGTAGCAGCAGAAATCTCAGAAACCGCCCAGATGATTATTACGGGAGATCCTGAAGATTATTTTCTCCGAACAGTGGATGTTCTCGATCCTAATCAAGAAAACCCTTTAAGTATTGATGAATTAAGCCAGCTAGCAGAAAATCTTCAGGCTGCTGCCAAAACCCAAGAGGATGCTGAGTTAGCTCAAGATTGGCAACAGCTAGCCACAGGCATTACCGCAGGCTTAGAGTCATTTACCACCTTGGAGGGAGATTTAGTCAGTTGGATGTATGGTTCGGGGAGCAATTTCTCGGGGTTTGGGGCGCAAAGACCGAATCCTTGGCGGATTTGGGCGCAAAAAGTCACTAGTCCTCTGCCTAAGCAGTTATTTCAAACTATGGCACAGCAACAATCAGCCATAGATTTTGCTAGAGTCGCTAATAATTTAGAATTACGAGCCTGGATTGAGTTAGCAATTTTACTGCAATATCTCCAGCGGGGATTAGTCACCTGGTACGATCAGCAGCCTTATAACTCTAAGTTTGGTAAAGAACTTTCCTATAGCACCTTGCTGACTTTTGCCTCAATTTGGTGCGAGCTATGGCAGGCATTTGTGATAAGTCAACCTGCTCTTGCTGATGGCTGTTTTCTGGTGATGCTGCAAATATTACGTACTTTTGCCCAAAGAGAAGATTTTCCTTTGTACAGCGGTGTATTCGCCTCGTTCTCAGGAGATTATCTCCAGGATACTCTCGATTACTTTGATGAGCCTTTAAAAGAGGTAGAGGGAACAGAAGATAAAGCCCGTATCCTGACTTTGTTGGGCTATTCTCAGCGCACGGCAGGAGATTATGAAAAGGCGATCGCTTTCCATGAAGAAGCCCTAGAAATTGCGATCGCAGCTAACGATTATGCTTGCGAAATTGCCAGCCTCAATCACCTTAGTCGCACCAATGTAAACCTAAAAAATTACAGCGAAGCAATCAACTACAGTCAAAGAGCTTTAATTGCAGCCCGACAGGTGGGTGACAAATTAGGTGAGGCAAATGCATCGGTTAACTTAGGTTATGCCAAAGTATTTGCAGCCCGACAGCTTGATAGTATGGCAGCAGAAGATTATAGCGAAGCAGTACGCTATCTAGAACAGGGAGTTGAGCTAGCCCAAAAACAGGGAGATTCTCAAAGTCAAGCTTTTGGTAATACGAGCCTGGGTATTGCTTATGTCGTCTTAGAACAGCCCACTTCGGCGATCGCTTCTTTAACTAAAGGTGCAGAATTAGCCCAGTATTCCCGTGATGTCTATCTTCAAGGATTAAGCTTTTCCTATCTCGCCGAAGCCTATTACAGCATCGAAGATCGTGCAGCAGCGATTACCTACGGCGGTTTAGGGATGTATCTACTTAATCAAATTAATTCTGTAGAATGGCGACAGGTAGCGGGTTTACTCTCTATCTTGCAAGGACAAATTGGTGAAGAATTTAACAATATCTTGGGACAACAGCGATCGCCAATTATCAGCTTAATTGGCGTTGATGGCTATGATTATCTGCCTAAATTGCTCGAAGAATACAAAAATAACTAA
- the galE gene encoding UDP-glucose 4-epimerase GalE produces the protein MAILVTGGAGYIGSHSVLTLQKAGYEVIVLDNLVYGHQDLVETVLKVKLIVGSTCDRSLLREIFATHQIDAVMHFAAYAYVGESVTQPAKYYNNNVVGTLTLLEAMLEANIHQFVFSSTCATYGVPDSVPITEDQSQNPINPYGATKLMVERILQDFNQAYDFRSVCLRYFNAAGADPEGNLGEDHHPETHLIPLVLQTALGHRESVSIFGTDYDTPDGSCIRDYIHVLDIAQAHILALEYLIDDGATDVFNLGNGSGFSVKEVIETARKITSKEIKVELSDRRPGDPPSLVGSGAKANKILGWQPAYSNLDDIISHAWQWHQKRHQ, from the coding sequence ATGGCTATTCTCGTCACAGGAGGAGCAGGATACATCGGCTCTCATTCCGTACTAACACTACAAAAAGCGGGCTACGAAGTAATTGTACTGGATAACCTTGTCTATGGTCATCAAGACCTAGTAGAGACGGTTTTAAAAGTTAAGTTGATTGTCGGCAGTACTTGCGATCGCTCTTTACTACGAGAAATCTTCGCCACCCACCAAATTGATGCTGTGATGCACTTTGCAGCCTATGCATATGTTGGAGAATCCGTTACCCAGCCAGCAAAATATTACAACAATAACGTGGTTGGTACGCTAACTCTTTTAGAAGCCATGTTAGAAGCAAATATTCATCAGTTTGTCTTCTCCTCCACCTGTGCCACCTATGGTGTACCAGATTCCGTACCCATTACAGAAGACCAGTCGCAAAATCCCATTAATCCTTATGGTGCAACTAAGTTGATGGTGGAAAGAATCCTCCAAGACTTTAATCAAGCTTATGATTTTCGTTCCGTCTGTCTACGTTATTTTAACGCTGCGGGAGCAGATCCTGAAGGTAATTTGGGGGAAGATCATCATCCTGAAACTCATCTAATTCCCTTAGTTTTACAGACTGCTTTAGGTCATCGCGAATCAGTTTCCATCTTTGGTACAGACTATGACACCCCCGATGGTAGTTGTATCCGAGACTATATTCATGTTTTGGACATTGCCCAGGCTCATATTCTCGCTTTAGAATATTTGATCGATGACGGTGCAACAGACGTTTTCAATCTGGGTAATGGCAGTGGTTTTTCCGTTAAGGAAGTAATCGAAACAGCGCGTAAAATTACAAGTAAAGAAATAAAAGTTGAATTAAGCGATCGCCGTCCAGGAGATCCTCCCTCACTAGTAGGAAGTGGGGCAAAAGCTAATAAAATTTTAGGCTGGCAGCCTGCCTACTCCAATTTAGATGATATTATCTCCCATGCTTGGCAATGGCACCAAAAGCGGCATCAATAA
- a CDS encoding sugar transferase — protein sequence MAKLIKTIADRLVAALALSILAPVILLVAIAVRIQMGTPILFTQARPGKNGRVFQFCKFRTMTDARNSEGELLSDDERLTKIGKLLRKTSLDELPQLWHVLKGEMSIVGPRPLLVRYLKLYNEEQARRHDVLPGITGWAQVNGRRNLDGDFIKKFELDVWYVDNWSLGLDLKIIWLTILAVVAQKDIDQEGYTTGGGEFLGNDR from the coding sequence ATGGCTAAATTAATCAAAACTATTGCCGATCGCTTAGTGGCAGCCTTGGCTTTATCGATTCTTGCTCCTGTAATTTTACTGGTGGCGATCGCCGTGAGAATCCAGATGGGTACGCCAATTCTCTTTACCCAAGCTCGCCCAGGTAAAAATGGTCGCGTGTTTCAATTTTGTAAATTCCGCACCATGACTGATGCTCGAAATAGTGAGGGAGAATTGTTAAGCGATGACGAGCGCCTGACTAAAATTGGCAAACTATTGCGTAAGACTAGTTTAGATGAGCTACCACAACTCTGGCATGTCCTTAAGGGTGAAATGAGCATTGTTGGCCCCCGCCCACTGTTAGTACGCTATTTAAAGCTATACAACGAAGAACAAGCCCGTCGTCATGATGTATTGCCAGGAATTACGGGCTGGGCGCAGGTTAATGGTCGGCGTAACTTAGATGGAGACTTTATTAAAAAGTTTGAACTAGATGTCTGGTATGTCGATAATTGGAGTTTGGGGTTGGATCTGAAAATTATTTGGCTGACGATATTAGCAGTAGTGGCGCAAAAAGACATCGATCAAGAAGGTTATACCACTGGTGGAGGAGAGTTTTTAGGCAACGATCGCTGA
- a CDS encoding sugar transferase, whose product MLSRLIKSLLDRLLAAIALTLLSPFLAILAIAIYLNMGSPVVFSQLRGGKNNSIFTFYKFRTMTDQRDRDGKLLPDMQRLTPLGKFLRQTSLDELPQLWNVLLGNMSLIGPRPLIAAYLERYTPEQARRHAVAPGITGWAQINGRNSISWEEKFQLDLWYIDHWSLWLDLKILLQTVIKIVSKEGIDEDQNTTSTEFMGTASKQ is encoded by the coding sequence ATGCTTAGTAGACTGATCAAATCTTTATTGGACAGATTGTTAGCAGCGATCGCCTTAACTCTCCTCTCACCATTTTTGGCTATTTTAGCGATCGCGATTTACTTAAACATGGGTAGCCCAGTTGTTTTTTCTCAGTTGAGAGGAGGCAAAAATAATAGCATCTTTACTTTTTATAAATTTCGCACCATGACTGACCAGCGAGATCGTGATGGTAAATTGCTACCTGATATGCAGCGTTTAACTCCTCTGGGTAAATTCTTACGCCAAACCAGTTTAGATGAATTACCTCAACTCTGGAATGTGTTGCTGGGCAATATGAGCTTAATCGGGCCACGTCCTCTAATTGCTGCTTATCTCGAACGCTATACGCCAGAACAGGCTCGTCGTCATGCAGTTGCTCCTGGCATTACAGGCTGGGCGCAAATTAACGGTCGCAATTCTATTAGCTGGGAAGAAAAGTTTCAGCTAGACCTCTGGTATATTGACCATTGGAGTCTGTGGCTGGATCTGAAAATCCTCTTACAGACTGTAATTAAAATTGTCTCTAAAGAAGGAATAGACGAAGATCAAAATACTACTTCCACTGAGTTTATGGGAACTGCATCCAAGCAGTAA
- a CDS encoding DUF3685 domain-containing protein: MTQAKIKLFIVDHDSIFRLGLRTAIAQYADFEIVGEGNLSEDTLRELTQGMVLNVLVLGISYTEAEISSLELTRQLRQLYPQLPLFLLTPNFTTKQIAKLKSWGVKGNCDRGASINSIVEGLHTVAYGNTYWSTDDVSPKLWQQALAKISKTGRIELEQTLQEIEQKLANPYLSDWERVFLVGRKRELQSARWLSSRLVAEEIVLQEDSATIEPVAGAIVPITPTELAPLPEFADSANKAIFERVVTDIQLGLNNRTKILLEIDLLQPKIAKSLCHLILQRLSETIAQIPIAYTLDRDYTVYLQDLWQWSTDNFFGQHYGQSNEQPQLGEIYAQEFALVQQNIFNDLYGIPELFDYLLGKPELIIDNVVYQSDDAEAIARIEFLLHNLIIHLANGVMQVILNNFYDLEIFKYRLYQAEYRSDRELARFRNQLSWRYRQENYFTHPQNIFESRHRLFVINAGAIRITYVYAPRKAELEELTGIPWLSTIIIEIRDAIAPLVRKLIALVGSGVVFVLTQVIGKGLGLVGKGIIQGIGSTIKDVPRKQKKP, encoded by the coding sequence ATGACCCAAGCTAAAATCAAATTGTTTATTGTCGATCATGACTCCATTTTTCGTTTGGGGTTACGCACGGCGATCGCTCAATATGCTGATTTTGAAATTGTAGGGGAGGGCAACCTGAGTGAAGATACCCTGAGAGAGCTTACTCAAGGGATGGTGCTGAATGTTTTAGTGCTGGGCATTAGTTATACAGAGGCAGAGATTTCGAGTCTGGAGTTGACTCGGCAATTAAGACAGTTATATCCCCAGCTACCGTTGTTTTTATTGACTCCTAACTTTACGACGAAGCAAATAGCCAAGCTTAAGTCTTGGGGGGTTAAAGGTAATTGCGATCGCGGTGCCAGTATTAATAGTATTGTGGAGGGTTTGCACACCGTCGCCTATGGCAATACTTATTGGTCAACTGATGATGTTAGCCCCAAGCTTTGGCAACAGGCGTTAGCGAAAATTAGCAAGACAGGTAGAATTGAATTAGAACAAACGCTACAAGAAATAGAGCAAAAATTAGCTAATCCTTATCTATCTGATTGGGAACGAGTTTTTTTAGTAGGGCGTAAACGGGAATTACAGTCTGCGCGCTGGTTATCTAGTCGTTTAGTTGCGGAAGAAATTGTCTTACAAGAGGATTCAGCTACTATTGAGCCTGTTGCGGGCGCGATTGTACCAATTACCCCCACAGAGTTAGCACCCCTACCAGAATTTGCTGATTCTGCTAACAAAGCTATTTTTGAACGGGTAGTAACGGATATTCAGCTTGGGTTAAATAATCGCACCAAAATTCTCTTAGAAATCGATCTGCTTCAGCCCAAAATAGCCAAGAGTCTTTGTCATTTAATTCTGCAACGTCTGAGTGAAACTATTGCCCAAATACCGATCGCCTATACCTTAGATCGAGATTATACTGTTTATCTACAAGATCTCTGGCAATGGTCTACAGATAATTTTTTTGGGCAGCATTATGGGCAGTCAAATGAACAACCCCAGCTAGGGGAAATCTATGCACAAGAATTTGCTCTAGTTCAGCAAAATATCTTCAACGATCTCTATGGTATTCCCGAACTATTTGACTATCTCTTGGGTAAACCAGAGTTAATCATCGATAACGTTGTCTATCAATCAGATGATGCAGAAGCGATCGCCCGAATTGAATTTCTACTCCACAATTTAATTATTCATCTGGCTAACGGGGTGATGCAGGTAATCCTAAATAATTTTTACGATCTAGAAATTTTTAAATATCGGCTCTATCAAGCCGAGTACCGTAGCGATCGCGAACTAGCTCGATTTCGTAATCAACTATCTTGGCGATACCGTCAGGAGAATTATTTTACCCACCCGCAAAACATTTTTGAAAGTCGTCATCGTCTATTTGTGATTAACGCTGGGGCGATTAGAATTACTTATGTTTATGCTCCCCGTAAGGCTGAACTTGAAGAACTGACAGGCATCCCTTGGTTATCCACGATCATCATTGAAATTCGCGATGCGATCGCCCCTCTAGTACGTAAATTAATTGCTTTAGTAGGCAGTGGAGTAGTCTTTGTCCTAACTCAGGTAATTGGCAAAGGCTTAGGCTTAGTGGGTAAAGGTATCATTCAAGGAATTGGTAGCACGATCAAAGATGTTCCCCGCAAACAGAAAAAACCCTGA
- a CDS encoding DNA adenine methylase produces MSENISPPETAFSEQLPHQAQAKPFLKWAGGKRQLLPVIKEYLPAKYTEYYEPFIGAGALLFSLQPKKATLSDINAQLINCYQVIKDRPQELLELCQKHQANNTSEYYYQLRAQDRQDDFNQRTAVERAARIIYLNKTCFNGLFRVNSSSQFNVPYGKYKNPIIAEPAVIQAISTYLNQARCRILNGDFEQAVATAKKGAFIYFDPPYHPMSDTSSFTGYSMNGFGEQEQIRLKKLCDRLTDRGCQVLASNSASPLIKSLYDDPRYEVIEVKATRAINVVASKRGRINELLIYNKYKTKVE; encoded by the coding sequence ATGTCAGAAAATATTTCTCCCCCAGAAACCGCATTTTCTGAACAATTACCTCATCAAGCTCAAGCAAAACCATTTCTTAAATGGGCGGGTGGCAAAAGGCAACTTTTACCTGTAATCAAAGAATATTTACCTGCAAAATATACTGAATACTACGAACCATTCATTGGCGCAGGAGCGCTACTATTTTCCTTACAGCCAAAAAAGGCGACATTAAGTGATATCAACGCGCAGCTTATTAATTGTTACCAGGTAATTAAAGATCGACCACAGGAGTTACTAGAACTCTGCCAAAAACATCAAGCCAATAACACCTCTGAGTATTATTACCAATTACGCGCACAAGATCGCCAGGATGACTTCAATCAACGTACCGCCGTAGAACGTGCAGCAAGGATCATCTATCTGAATAAAACCTGTTTCAATGGTTTATTTAGAGTCAACAGTAGCAGCCAATTTAATGTTCCCTATGGCAAGTATAAAAACCCAATTATCGCTGAGCCTGCGGTAATTCAAGCTATTAGCACCTATCTTAATCAAGCTAGGTGTCGCATCCTTAACGGAGACTTTGAGCAAGCAGTAGCCACGGCTAAAAAGGGCGCATTCATCTATTTTGATCCCCCATATCATCCCATGAGCGACACCTCATCTTTCACTGGTTATAGTATGAACGGCTTTGGGGAGCAAGAACAAATTAGATTAAAAAAACTTTGCGATCGCTTAACCGATAGAGGTTGTCAGGTATTAGCTAGCAATTCAGCTTCCCCATTAATTAAATCTCTTTACGACGATCCGCGATATGAAGTAATCGAAGTTAAAGCCACTAGAGCGATTAATGTAGTCGCCTCAAAAAGAGGCAGAATCAATGAATTACTAATTTACAACAAATATAAAACCAAAGTTGAATAA
- a CDS encoding 2Fe-2S iron-sulfur cluster binding domain-containing protein: MTKTHIVKVHDRTTGRQYIVEVPEDQYILQTAEEQDAKLPFLCRNGACTSCAVKVIAGELAQPEAMGLSPKLKERGYALLCVSYPRSDLEVETQAEDEVYQMQFGRYFARGRVRFGLPLDED, translated from the coding sequence ATGACTAAAACCCATATTGTCAAAGTTCACGATCGCACTACGGGAAGACAATACATCGTCGAAGTTCCCGAAGATCAATATATTCTCCAAACTGCCGAAGAGCAAGATGCTAAGTTACCTTTTCTCTGCCGTAATGGTGCTTGTACGAGCTGTGCTGTGAAGGTTATTGCGGGAGAGCTAGCTCAACCAGAGGCAATGGGTTTATCTCCCAAACTAAAAGAGCGGGGTTATGCTTTGCTCTGTGTTAGTTATCCTCGTTCTGATTTAGAGGTAGAAACCCAAGCTGAAGATGAAGTATATCAAATGCAGTTTGGTCGCTATTTTGCCAGAGGTAGAGTTAGATTTGGGTTGCCTTTAGATGAAGATTGA
- a CDS encoding glycosyltransferase family 4 protein — protein MTRKMLIVATIAGMIEDFILPFVDYYRNSGWQVDGVAVDITSNSACVSSFNSVWDVPWSRNPLDPRNLINAVPRIQEIVIQGNYDLVHIHSPVAAFVTRYALGQLKTKQKPQVIYTAHGFHFHQQGHPVTNFIFLNLERFAGRWTDYLITINREDEAAARKHHLLPDDKIFYTPGIGLELNKYDRHQVSQSQIQAIRQELQLQPENVLLLTVAEFTPNKRHRDQLLALKLLNRPEVHLALAGDGDARPEIEQLAQELKLSKQVHCLGFRHDIPALICASKALLLTSGREGLPRSIMEAFCAATPVIGTKIRGIQDLLADDCGLLVEVGDITALSQAIAQMLDHPQQAAKMGANGRQKMAMYDVQNIIEQYTQIYDRALARQTTN, from the coding sequence ATGACCCGCAAAATGTTGATCGTCGCGACAATCGCGGGGATGATTGAAGATTTTATTTTACCTTTTGTAGATTATTATCGTAATTCAGGTTGGCAGGTGGATGGGGTGGCCGTAGATATTACCAGCAACTCAGCCTGTGTTAGCTCATTTAACTCCGTCTGGGATGTACCGTGGTCTCGCAATCCTCTAGATCCGCGTAATTTAATTAATGCCGTACCCCGCATTCAAGAAATTGTGATTCAGGGTAATTATGACTTGGTTCATATCCATAGTCCTGTAGCAGCTTTTGTGACTCGCTATGCTTTGGGACAACTAAAAACCAAGCAGAAGCCTCAAGTTATTTATACGGCTCACGGTTTCCATTTTCATCAACAAGGACATCCCGTAACAAATTTTATCTTTTTAAATCTTGAACGGTTTGCAGGACGGTGGACTGACTATCTAATTACGATTAATCGCGAAGATGAAGCTGCTGCTAGGAAACATCATCTTTTACCTGATGACAAAATTTTTTATACTCCTGGGATTGGACTAGAACTGAATAAATACGATCGCCATCAGGTTAGTCAGTCGCAAATTCAAGCAATCCGTCAGGAATTGCAGCTCCAGCCTGAAAATGTTTTGCTATTAACTGTTGCCGAGTTCACTCCCAACAAGCGCCATCGCGATCAGCTATTAGCCCTCAAGCTGCTTAATCGTCCTGAAGTACACCTAGCTTTAGCAGGAGATGGTGATGCCCGACCAGAAATAGAGCAGTTAGCCCAGGAGTTGAAACTATCAAAACAAGTCCATTGCTTAGGTTTTCGCCATGATATACCTGCTTTAATTTGCGCCAGTAAAGCTCTGCTGCTGACATCTGGGCGAGAAGGTCTACCTCGCAGTATTATGGAAGCTTTTTGTGCTGCCACCCCCGTAATCGGCACCAAAATTCGTGGTATTCAAGATCTACTGGCAGATGACTGCGGTTTACTAGTAGAGGTGGGAGATATTACAGCTTTAAGTCAGGCGATCGCCCAGATGCTCGATCATCCCCAACAGGCAGCTAAAATGGGTGCCAATGGTCGTCAGAAAATGGCAATGTATGATGTGCAGAATATTATTGAGCAATATACTCAAATTTACGATCGAGCATTAGCAAGACAAACTACCAATTAA